A single genomic interval of Antechinus flavipes isolate AdamAnt ecotype Samford, QLD, Australia chromosome 1, AdamAnt_v2, whole genome shotgun sequence harbors:
- the LOC127545084 gene encoding neutrophil elastase-like — protein MAFLLHGPLLLLLVFIHGSSVLGSEIVGGRTAVPHSRPYIASLQQRSHFCGGTLIHPRFVMTAAHCLSDKNPGSIQVVLGAHNIRSLEPTQQRLRVQRVFENGFNPQTLQNDIVILQLEGTANINANVQVARLPQQGQNVGAGTQCLAMGWGQLSNNRGPPAQLQELNVTVVTRLCPSGNLCTLVPRRRSGICFGDSGGPLVCNGVVHGIDSYVRGGCASGFYPDGFAPVSQFIRWINSIIRRRKHYAHWSWRRIATRREKLF, from the exons ATGGCATTCCTCCTTCATGgccctctcctcctcctgctggTCTTCATCCATGGGA GTTCAGTCCTGGGTTCGGAGATCGTAGGAGGAAGGACCGCTGTACCTCATTCACGCCCATACATAGCATCTCTGCAGCAGCGCAGCCACTTCTGTGGGGGAACCCTGATCCATCCTAGGTTTGTGATGACTGCAGCCCACTGTCTAAGTGACAA GAACCCTGGGAGCATTCAGGTGGTGTTGGGGGCCCACAACATTCGCAGTCTAGAACCCACACAGCAGAGGCTGCGTGTTCAAAGAGTCTTCGAGAACGGCTTCAACCCTCAGACCCTGCAGAATGACATTGTGATTCTTCAG TTGGAAGGCACAGCCAATATCAATGCTAACGTCCAGGTGGCCCGGCTCCCCCAGCAAGGCCAGAACGTGGGAGCAGGAACCCAGTGCCTGGCCATGGGATGGGGGCAATTGAGCAACAACAGGGGTCCGCCTGCCCAGCTGCAGGAGCTCAACGTGACTGTCGTCACCAGGCTCTGCCCCTCTGGCAACCTTTGCACGCTTGTACCCCGACGCCGCTCTGGGATCTGTTTT GGAGATTCTGGAGGACCCTTGGTCTGTAATGGAGTAGTCCATGGCATCGACTCCTATGTTCGAGGAGGCTGTGCCTCCGGCTTCTACCCTGATGGCTTTGCCCCAGTCTCCCAGTTCATCCGGTGGATTAACTCCATAATACGCCGTCGCAAACACTATGCTCACTGGTCCTGGAGAAGGATAGCCACCCGGAGGGAGAAGCTTTTCTAA